From a single Actinomyces viscosus genomic region:
- a CDS encoding low molecular weight protein-tyrosine-phosphatase yields MVCTGNICRSAMAEIVLRDRLAAAGAPDSGPGGVVVTSAGVSDEERGNPIDSRARRVLNEAGYGTGADDVSRATDIAITSHTAHRVTDAEIVEADLLLAMTDSHWNVLQRRAAGLGADPSRIRMYRELDPTAARQAEDVAASRASRSVLNVPDPWYGTMADFVDTLEVVERVSDELAARLS; encoded by the coding sequence ATGGTGTGCACCGGCAACATCTGCCGCTCGGCCATGGCAGAGATCGTCCTGCGCGACCGCCTCGCCGCCGCGGGCGCCCCGGACTCCGGGCCAGGCGGCGTGGTCGTCACCTCCGCCGGCGTCTCCGACGAGGAGCGCGGAAACCCCATCGACTCCCGCGCCCGCCGCGTCCTGAACGAGGCCGGCTACGGCACCGGCGCCGACGACGTCTCACGCGCCACGGACATCGCCATCACCTCCCACACCGCCCACCGCGTCACCGACGCCGAGATCGTCGAGGCCGACCTCCTGCTGGCCATGACTGACTCGCACTGGAACGTCCTCCAGCGCCGCGCCGCCGGCCTGGGAGCGGATCCCTCCCGGATCCGCATGTACCGCGAGCTCGACCCCACCGCGGCCCGGCAGGCCGAGGACGTCGCCGCGAGTCGGGCCTCCCGCAGCGTCCTCAACGTCCCCGACCCCTGGTACGGCACCATGGCCGACTTCGTCGACACCCTTGAGGTCGTCGAACGGGTCAGTGACGAGCTCGCCGCCCGCCTCAGCTGA
- the pheA gene encoding prephenate dehydratase — MTAPAPLWSFLGPAGTFTEMALRQVAPVNVELDPCPDVPTALDHLRERTVEAAVVPIENSVEGGVNATLDSLVASTPLVIAAEMAVPITFVLAGRPGTRLEDVRAISTHPHAWAQCRGWVHLNLPEAVYVAGTSTSAPARALASSTEDTGFQAVLCNPLAAKEYGLEVIAGGVADNPDAVTRFVKVTQPGRVGEPTGADKTTLLVQLPHDRSGALLDMLEQFSARGVNLSRIESRPVGDSLGRYRFSIDVEGHVREERVQAALIGLHRTCPVVRFLGSYPRLDARPTAVLAGTSDKDFVVARSWVADVLDGRAL, encoded by the coding sequence ATGACTGCTCCCGCTCCGCTCTGGTCCTTCCTGGGGCCGGCCGGCACCTTCACCGAGATGGCGCTGCGCCAGGTCGCCCCTGTCAACGTCGAGCTCGACCCCTGCCCGGACGTGCCCACCGCCCTGGACCACCTGCGCGAGCGCACGGTGGAGGCCGCGGTTGTGCCCATCGAGAACTCCGTCGAGGGCGGCGTCAACGCCACGCTGGACAGCCTGGTGGCCTCCACGCCCCTGGTCATCGCCGCCGAGATGGCCGTCCCGATCACCTTCGTCCTGGCCGGCCGCCCCGGCACCCGCCTGGAGGATGTGCGCGCCATCTCCACCCACCCGCACGCCTGGGCGCAGTGCCGCGGCTGGGTCCACCTCAACCTGCCCGAGGCGGTCTACGTGGCCGGGACCTCCACCTCGGCGCCCGCCCGCGCGCTGGCCTCCTCGACCGAGGACACCGGCTTCCAGGCCGTCCTGTGCAACCCGCTGGCCGCCAAGGAGTACGGGCTGGAGGTCATCGCCGGTGGAGTGGCGGACAACCCCGACGCCGTCACGCGCTTCGTCAAGGTCACCCAGCCCGGCCGCGTGGGCGAGCCCACCGGCGCCGACAAGACCACCCTCCTCGTCCAGCTCCCGCACGACCGCTCCGGCGCCCTGCTGGACATGCTCGAGCAGTTCAGCGCCCGCGGCGTCAACCTCTCGCGCATCGAGTCCCGGCCCGTGGGCGACTCCCTGGGGCGCTATCGCTTCTCCATCGACGTCGAGGGGCACGTGCGCGAGGAGCGGGTCCAGGCCGCCCTCATCGGGCTGCACCGCACCTGCCCGGTGGTGCGGTTCCTGGGCTCCTACCCGCGGCTGGACGCCCGCCCGACGGCGGTGCTGGCCGGCACCAGCGACAAGGACTTCGTCGTGGCCCGCTCCTGGGTCGCCGACGTCCTCGACGGCCGCGCGCTGTAG
- a CDS encoding fructosamine kinase family protein, with the protein MSVFRKHDDGPVSTALEAQGLTWLAEAMPDGGAHVVPVTSSPGWLEEPRLTTTSVTPAGAEAFGRALAVTHAAGAPAFGAAPPGWDGRAQMGRSDIRLRPHAAEEGEPRRWGEFYAEDRILPYLQPGRDNGSISVGGARVIERLCERLRDGDFDTDQPALVRTGARERGARVAVARTHGDLWCGNVLWTPADEAAQWAPPRAGLGPQEEAAGRALAGGSAGPATVVGVLIDPMAQGAHAETDLAALGVFGQRYLDRIYAAYHEVSPLAAGWRERVGLHSWHIIMIHAFLFGGGYGGEAVAVARQYL; encoded by the coding sequence ATGAGCGTTTTCCGCAAGCACGACGACGGCCCGGTCTCCACCGCCCTGGAGGCCCAGGGCCTGACCTGGCTCGCCGAGGCGATGCCCGACGGCGGCGCGCACGTGGTCCCGGTGACCAGCAGCCCGGGCTGGCTGGAGGAGCCGCGGCTGACGACGACGAGCGTGACGCCGGCCGGGGCGGAGGCCTTCGGGCGGGCGCTGGCCGTCACCCACGCGGCGGGCGCCCCGGCCTTCGGGGCGGCGCCTCCCGGGTGGGACGGCCGCGCGCAGATGGGCCGCTCGGACATCCGCCTGCGACCGCACGCCGCGGAGGAGGGCGAGCCGCGCCGCTGGGGCGAGTTCTACGCCGAGGACCGGATCCTGCCCTACCTGCAGCCCGGTCGGGACAACGGCTCCATCAGCGTCGGCGGGGCCCGCGTCATCGAGCGGCTGTGCGAGCGCCTGCGCGACGGCGACTTCGACACCGACCAGCCGGCCCTGGTGCGCACCGGCGCCCGCGAGCGCGGCGCGCGGGTGGCGGTGGCCCGCACGCACGGGGACCTGTGGTGCGGCAACGTCCTGTGGACCCCGGCCGACGAGGCCGCGCAGTGGGCGCCGCCTCGGGCCGGGCTGGGGCCGCAGGAGGAGGCCGCCGGGAGGGCTCTCGCGGGCGGTTCGGCCGGGCCGGCCACCGTGGTGGGGGTGCTCATCGACCCCATGGCGCAGGGCGCGCACGCCGAGACCGACCTGGCGGCCCTGGGGGTGTTCGGGCAGCGCTACCTGGACCGGATCTACGCGGCCTACCACGAGGTCTCGCCGCTGGCGGCGGGCTGGCGCGAGCGGGTCGGCCTCCACTCCTGGCACATCATCATGATTCACGCCTTCCTCTTCGGCGGCGGCTATGGCGGCGAGGCGGTCGCCGTGGCCCGCCAGTACCTGTGA
- a CDS encoding glycosyltransferase family 2 protein, with protein MSPTKRPDQRVAVVIPAKDEAERIATTVRACRSIPRVDLVIVVDDGSTDGTQDHARAAGAVTVRHSVSRGKASAMETGASVVAMRDYVDGPARLLLFIDADLGDSAASCAELVPPVVDGVADMSIAVPPKQAGAGGRGRVVRAARRAISLATGWSPVAPLSGQRCLSREAYEEAVPLADGWGVEVGLTIDVLVAGLAVIEVPCDITHRVTGNDRAGTMHRAAQYKDVLRAVTQRKLRRHRVPRATFEKAAAEQDHFFAYRAVPLPPTSDDDVDPAEKQHDAGAPQTVESETADS; from the coding sequence GTGAGTCCCACCAAGCGCCCCGACCAGCGCGTTGCCGTGGTCATCCCCGCCAAGGACGAGGCCGAGCGCATCGCCACCACTGTTCGGGCCTGCCGCTCCATTCCCCGGGTGGACCTCGTCATCGTCGTCGACGACGGCTCGACCGACGGAACCCAGGACCACGCCCGCGCCGCCGGCGCCGTGACGGTCCGCCACTCCGTCTCGCGCGGGAAGGCCTCCGCCATGGAGACCGGGGCCTCCGTCGTCGCGATGCGCGACTACGTGGACGGACCCGCCCGGCTGCTGCTGTTCATCGACGCCGACCTGGGCGACTCGGCCGCCTCCTGCGCCGAGCTGGTGCCCCCGGTCGTCGACGGCGTCGCCGACATGTCCATCGCGGTTCCTCCCAAGCAGGCCGGGGCCGGTGGGCGCGGCCGGGTCGTACGCGCCGCCAGACGGGCCATCTCACTGGCCACCGGGTGGTCACCCGTGGCGCCGCTGTCCGGCCAACGATGTCTGAGCCGCGAGGCCTATGAGGAGGCCGTGCCCCTGGCCGACGGCTGGGGGGTCGAGGTCGGCCTGACGATCGACGTCCTTGTGGCCGGGCTCGCGGTCATCGAGGTTCCCTGCGACATCACCCACCGCGTCACCGGCAACGACCGGGCCGGCACGATGCACCGAGCCGCACAGTACAAGGACGTTCTGCGGGCCGTGACCCAGCGCAAGCTGCGCCGCCACCGGGTGCCGCGCGCCACCTTCGAGAAGGCGGCCGCCGAGCAGGACCACTTCTTCGCCTACCGTGCCGTGCCGCTACCGCCCACGTCCGACGACGACGTCGACCCTGCCGAGAAGCAACACGATGCCGGCGCCCCGCAGACCGTTGAGTCGGAGACGGCCGACAGCTGA
- a CDS encoding DUF885 family protein: MTTDPANRSQPGTAAPLSDLHEQDAQTGGTDAVPAPTTSPVSTGPPERPPVYPQHPSSGTWHPVSTAGAPLSVRDVDAAASTAPSAHTSAQATARSSVRSPSETAAAGVVLRDLADEYAMLLCAYDPEAAARTGLPGGSILPDYSPAGLAERLSAERSLRHRVAAVDRSTGSDELLRRHLLERLETSIQFISAGEEGGNLGFLSSPFQQIARQLHRPPEAPDRAGSEEADLAEAEAKWEDAWNLHRTRLEALPAALEGLAASLAASAEAGAIAPLSQVDVVAGQARDLASRRTRGLPEDLPATLHVQLQEADITARRAALDFASHLRTTLSPRAPQAEGVGRRRHALWMRRVLGTRVDPEETYAWATEELARVIAEQDAIAVDILGPGANAHSLNRHLRADPTQALRPQDYTIWAQEVADEAWDVVVGRVLDPPDGLGRPRVRLGESGAGVVRYEEPRGTGGERRPGVVLRSLADGERLVWPWMERTTVLHESVPGHHVHVGAHATSTRLTAWQRYLGSVAGCDEGWGLYAESLADELGLMPTPEDRFGRLAARRWRLARVLVDLGVHSRLPVPDDVAALPGASREWNRATVTAVLRHHTVISEGRLRFEVSRHLGWPAQPLTYAVGERVWQAGRRSAQEQAHAEGGRLDLRAFHNRGIDLGSVGLDLLASALH, translated from the coding sequence ATGACCACTGATCCCGCGAACCGCTCTCAACCAGGCACCGCTGCGCCACTCTCCGACCTCCACGAGCAGGATGCTCAGACCGGCGGCACGGACGCCGTTCCTGCGCCCACCACCAGCCCGGTCAGTACCGGGCCGCCCGAGCGGCCACCGGTCTACCCGCAGCATCCGAGCTCCGGAACCTGGCACCCCGTCAGCACGGCCGGCGCTCCCCTGAGCGTGCGCGACGTGGATGCGGCTGCTTCCACCGCCCCCTCCGCCCACACCTCTGCCCAGGCCACAGCCCGCTCCTCCGTCCGCTCCCCCTCGGAGACCGCCGCTGCCGGTGTGGTCCTGCGCGACCTCGCTGACGAGTACGCCATGCTCCTGTGCGCCTACGACCCCGAGGCGGCCGCCCGGACCGGCCTGCCCGGAGGATCTATCCTGCCGGACTACTCGCCCGCGGGCCTGGCCGAGCGACTCAGCGCCGAGCGCTCCCTGCGTCACCGCGTGGCCGCAGTCGACCGCTCGACCGGTTCCGACGAGCTCCTGCGCCGCCACCTCCTGGAGCGCCTGGAGACCTCCATCCAGTTCATCTCCGCCGGTGAAGAGGGCGGGAACCTTGGTTTCCTCTCCTCCCCCTTCCAGCAGATCGCCCGTCAGCTGCACCGGCCCCCCGAGGCCCCTGATCGGGCCGGTTCGGAGGAGGCCGACCTCGCCGAGGCCGAGGCCAAGTGGGAGGACGCCTGGAACCTGCACCGCACCCGCCTGGAGGCGCTGCCCGCCGCCCTGGAGGGACTGGCCGCCTCCCTGGCCGCCTCCGCCGAGGCCGGTGCCATCGCCCCGCTCAGTCAGGTCGACGTCGTCGCCGGTCAGGCGCGCGATCTCGCCAGCCGCCGTACCCGGGGCCTGCCCGAGGATCTGCCGGCCACCCTGCACGTCCAGCTCCAGGAAGCTGACATCACCGCCCGCCGCGCTGCCCTGGACTTCGCCTCGCACCTGCGCACCACGCTCTCCCCACGCGCCCCCCAGGCCGAGGGGGTCGGCCGTAGGCGCCACGCCCTGTGGATGCGCCGGGTCCTGGGGACCCGGGTGGATCCCGAGGAGACCTATGCCTGGGCAACCGAGGAACTGGCCCGGGTCATCGCCGAGCAGGACGCCATCGCCGTCGACATCCTCGGTCCCGGCGCCAACGCCCACAGTCTCAACCGGCATCTGCGCGCTGACCCGACCCAGGCCTTGCGCCCTCAGGACTACACCATCTGGGCGCAGGAGGTGGCCGATGAGGCCTGGGATGTTGTCGTCGGACGGGTCCTTGACCCGCCCGACGGTCTGGGCCGCCCCCGGGTGCGCCTGGGCGAATCCGGAGCCGGCGTCGTTCGCTACGAGGAGCCGCGCGGCACCGGCGGAGAGCGCCGGCCCGGCGTGGTCCTGAGGTCCCTGGCCGACGGCGAACGACTGGTGTGGCCATGGATGGAGCGGACTACGGTTCTGCACGAGTCGGTTCCCGGCCACCACGTCCACGTCGGTGCGCACGCCACCAGCACCCGACTGACCGCCTGGCAGCGCTATCTCGGCTCAGTGGCCGGCTGCGACGAGGGCTGGGGCCTGTACGCCGAGTCCCTCGCCGACGAGCTCGGGCTCATGCCCACGCCTGAGGACCGCTTCGGCCGTCTGGCGGCGCGCCGTTGGCGCCTGGCCCGGGTGCTGGTGGACTTGGGTGTCCACTCTCGGCTGCCCGTGCCCGACGACGTCGCCGCCCTGCCCGGTGCGAGCCGCGAGTGGAACCGGGCCACCGTGACCGCCGTGCTGCGCCACCACACCGTGATCTCCGAGGGGCGCCTGCGCTTCGAGGTCTCCCGGCACCTGGGATGGCCGGCCCAACCGCTGACCTACGCCGTGGGCGAGCGGGTCTGGCAGGCCGGTCGGCGCAGCGCCCAGGAGCAAGCCCATGCCGAGGGCGGTCGGCTGGACCTGCGGGCCTTCCACAACAGGGGTATCGACCTAGGGAGCGTGGGGCTCGATCTCCTCGCAAGCGCCTTGCACTGA
- a CDS encoding TetR/AcrR family transcriptional regulator, producing the protein MKIDRRSTDTRQRLIDTTLDLIEVHGWSEVTLGGVARACGVTTPACYKHFPSKTSLFEAAARQLSTSLGERAGALVREDPIESLVGIGSLLVDLAAERPRLFEFNQVSPAAIAALDRLDEHPLLALTRGEVERLAAQRGTDPEPLHLLVWSCLQGYTQLIAVGATTADATFIRAALRAIVTIGDS; encoded by the coding sequence GTGAAGATAGATCGGCGCAGCACGGATACCCGTCAACGGCTCATCGACACCACCCTGGACCTCATCGAGGTCCACGGGTGGAGCGAGGTGACGCTGGGCGGTGTGGCCCGTGCCTGCGGGGTGACCACGCCCGCCTGCTACAAGCACTTCCCGTCCAAGACGAGTCTCTTCGAGGCCGCGGCGCGCCAGCTGTCCACCTCGTTGGGCGAGCGCGCGGGCGCCCTGGTCCGGGAGGACCCGATCGAGTCGCTCGTCGGCATCGGATCACTCCTGGTGGATCTGGCCGCCGAGCGCCCCCGGCTCTTCGAGTTCAACCAGGTCAGCCCCGCGGCCATCGCCGCGCTCGACCGGTTGGATGAGCACCCGCTGCTGGCACTGACCCGCGGCGAGGTGGAGCGCCTGGCCGCGCAGCGGGGAACCGATCCGGAACCGCTTCACCTCCTCGTGTGGTCCTGCCTGCAGGGCTACACCCAGCTCATCGCTGTCGGCGCCACCACCGCCGACGCCACCTTCATCCGCGCAGCCCTGCGCGCCATCGTCACGATTGGAGACAGCTGA
- a CDS encoding NAD(P)H-dependent oxidoreductase, with protein sequence MTTKKTSKKTGERTLIVYAHPYDGSFNHAVLEAVTSALDKANWPYNVIDLYADGFDPRYTAEELALFSEGGTLDPLVSHYQKLIEGASRIIVICPIWWSDVPAIVKGFVDKVMKQGWAYHATASGVKGHLTHIQQVLVLTTSTSPTWYLRRFCGNYVGSVFLGAAIKQLGMRGRSWVNFGTVGKASRGQHKKHLKRIARLVAK encoded by the coding sequence ATGACCACCAAGAAGACTTCCAAGAAGACGGGCGAGCGCACCCTCATCGTCTACGCCCACCCCTACGACGGCTCCTTCAACCACGCCGTGCTCGAGGCCGTCACCTCCGCCCTGGACAAGGCGAACTGGCCCTACAACGTCATCGACCTCTACGCCGATGGCTTCGACCCGCGCTACACCGCCGAGGAGCTGGCCCTGTTCAGCGAGGGCGGCACGCTGGACCCGCTGGTGAGCCATTACCAGAAGCTCATCGAGGGCGCCTCTCGCATCATCGTCATCTGCCCGATCTGGTGGAGCGACGTGCCCGCCATCGTCAAGGGCTTTGTCGACAAGGTCATGAAGCAGGGCTGGGCGTACCACGCGACGGCCTCCGGGGTTAAGGGCCACCTCACCCACATCCAGCAGGTCCTGGTGCTCACCACCTCGACCTCTCCCACCTGGTACCTGCGCCGGTTCTGCGGCAACTACGTCGGCTCGGTGTTCCTGGGCGCCGCTATCAAGCAGCTGGGCATGCGTGGACGGTCGTGGGTCAACTTCGGCACGGTGGGCAAGGCCAGCCGAGGCCAGCATAAGAAGCACCTCAAGCGCATCGCCCGCCTCGTGGCGAAGTGA
- a CDS encoding DNA alkylation repair protein, whose translation MSPTASIAAERQADLNSGRDESRTLAEILAITHSALLRQVVPDAPEDLVEAATYADSLGVLARMQIMGEALYTHLGRSACLDLADHPADTVRGWAVFALVSQEKDADVDTLLALARPAADDPHFGVREWSWMAVRPHLVPQPDEAIRALRQWSSEPSERIRRFTSEVLRPHGVWARHIPVLKKEPERGLPLLEPLRADSSRYVQDSVANWVNDASKTQPAWAVELCRRWQKESPTPATERIIKRALRSIRR comes from the coding sequence ATGAGCCCCACCGCAAGCATCGCCGCAGAGCGACAAGCCGACCTGAACTCGGGACGAGACGAGTCCCGAACACTGGCCGAGATCCTGGCCATCACCCACTCCGCACTTCTGAGGCAGGTAGTGCCAGATGCACCAGAGGATCTGGTTGAAGCGGCCACGTATGCCGACTCGCTCGGCGTCCTGGCCCGTATGCAGATCATGGGAGAAGCGCTGTATACGCACCTTGGTCGCTCTGCCTGTCTGGATCTCGCTGACCACCCGGCCGACACAGTCCGGGGCTGGGCAGTCTTCGCCCTGGTCTCGCAAGAGAAGGACGCCGACGTCGACACGCTGTTAGCCCTGGCAAGGCCAGCCGCGGATGACCCGCACTTCGGAGTACGCGAATGGTCATGGATGGCAGTGCGTCCGCACTTGGTGCCCCAGCCCGACGAGGCGATCCGCGCGCTGCGGCAATGGTCCTCAGAACCTTCGGAGCGCATTCGGCGCTTTACCAGCGAGGTGCTACGTCCACATGGTGTGTGGGCACGGCACATCCCCGTACTCAAGAAGGAGCCTGAGCGGGGCCTGCCACTACTTGAACCATTGCGCGCTGACTCCTCCCGCTACGTGCAGGATTCAGTGGCGAACTGGGTCAACGACGCCTCCAAGACACAGCCCGCCTGGGCCGTTGAGCTCTGCAGGCGATGGCAGAAGGAGTCACCCACCCCAGCCACTGAACGGATTATCAAGCGAGCACTGCGCTCGATCAGGCGGTGA
- a CDS encoding DUF817 domain-containing protein, translating into MPDIARLPLSRWRLLPRRLIQFALLELACCGFAIAIFVGLAVSTLIWSYTDPPIARYDALLIYVVVVQIAFVALRLETWREFGVICAFHLIGLALEVFKVHTGSWAYPDAGAVRIGGVPVFSGFMYASVGSYICQSFRRLDLHVGGFRWWPVSLLAVAAYLNFFTHHVIVDLRWFIAAGFLIALWGSGVHFTVGGDRYWMPTTVAFILIGGFLWLAENLATALSAWRYPDQAEGWHLVHAGKFGSWALLISLSFVLVAAVKAKEGTLYGRGLPRVTRQRLRVAET; encoded by the coding sequence GTGCCCGATATCGCGCGTCTTCCCTTGAGTCGGTGGCGCCTGCTCCCCCGCCGCCTGATCCAGTTCGCCCTCCTGGAACTGGCCTGCTGCGGCTTCGCCATCGCCATCTTCGTGGGACTTGCGGTGAGCACTCTGATCTGGAGCTACACCGATCCGCCGATCGCCCGCTACGACGCCCTGCTGATCTACGTCGTCGTGGTGCAGATCGCCTTCGTCGCCCTGAGGCTGGAGACCTGGCGCGAGTTCGGCGTCATCTGCGCCTTCCACCTCATCGGCCTGGCCCTCGAGGTCTTCAAGGTCCACACCGGCTCCTGGGCCTATCCGGATGCCGGGGCGGTGCGCATCGGCGGGGTGCCGGTCTTCTCCGGATTCATGTACGCCTCCGTCGGCTCCTACATCTGTCAGTCCTTCCGCCGCCTCGACCTGCACGTGGGCGGCTTTCGGTGGTGGCCGGTGAGCCTGCTGGCCGTGGCCGCCTACCTCAACTTCTTCACCCATCACGTCATCGTCGACCTGCGCTGGTTCATCGCCGCCGGTTTCCTCATCGCCTTGTGGGGAAGCGGCGTCCACTTCACTGTCGGCGGGGACCGCTACTGGATGCCGACGACGGTGGCCTTCATCCTCATCGGGGGCTTCCTCTGGCTGGCGGAGAACCTGGCGACGGCGTTGAGCGCCTGGCGCTACCCCGACCAGGCCGAGGGCTGGCACCTGGTGCATGCCGGCAAGTTCGGCAGCTGGGCGCTGCTCATCTCGCTCAGCTTCGTGCTCGTCGCCGCCGTCAAGGCGAAGGAGGGCACTCTCTATGGGCGCGGCCTGCCGAGGGTGACGCGCCAGCGGCTGCGCGTCGCCGAGACCTGA
- a CDS encoding DUF5926 family protein codes for MSKKKRHGRRPAAKATKPRKQSIEFVARPFAGIPAEEDLVAMAQIIPAATATVRLSEEHGGRQVQLVTLLPEFVQGLKRSDGEVLVAMQTSMHSGDASRDVAAAVLATLDLPEGQALRTEGLPEPGPRLQDILDTSEPPVVSVRETFDFWVDPQAAGDNEQARQVIEDAIERAKEEIAPTRPVPGVEHAYWCRLGAKEFVRWVRGEDEDEFFNAFARIYAARESDLEEGARFVGAFRANGLAIPVWELVPGTEAEELTEPLQAMGKRLDAALADESPLSPEVRRAKAGIISRQVNL; via the coding sequence ATGTCGAAGAAGAAGCGCCACGGGCGCCGCCCGGCCGCCAAGGCCACCAAGCCCCGCAAGCAGAGTATCGAGTTCGTCGCCCGCCCCTTCGCCGGCATCCCGGCCGAGGAGGACCTCGTGGCGATGGCGCAGATCATCCCGGCCGCCACGGCCACGGTGCGCCTGAGCGAGGAGCACGGAGGCCGGCAGGTCCAGCTCGTCACGCTCCTGCCCGAGTTCGTCCAGGGGCTCAAGCGCTCCGACGGCGAGGTCCTCGTGGCCATGCAGACCTCCATGCACTCCGGGGACGCCTCCCGCGACGTCGCCGCCGCGGTGCTGGCCACCCTCGATCTGCCCGAGGGTCAGGCGCTGCGCACCGAGGGCCTGCCTGAACCCGGCCCGCGCCTCCAGGACATCCTCGACACCAGTGAGCCGCCGGTCGTCTCCGTGCGCGAGACCTTCGACTTCTGGGTCGACCCCCAGGCCGCCGGTGACAACGAGCAGGCCCGCCAGGTCATTGAGGACGCCATCGAGCGCGCCAAGGAGGAGATCGCCCCGACCCGGCCCGTGCCCGGCGTCGAGCACGCCTACTGGTGCCGCCTGGGCGCCAAGGAGTTCGTGCGCTGGGTGCGCGGGGAGGACGAGGACGAGTTCTTCAACGCCTTCGCCCGCATCTACGCCGCGCGCGAGTCCGACCTGGAGGAGGGGGCGCGCTTCGTCGGCGCCTTCCGGGCCAACGGCCTGGCCATTCCCGTGTGGGAGCTCGTGCCCGGCACGGAGGCCGAGGAGCTCACCGAGCCGCTGCAGGCCATGGGCAAGCGCCTCGACGCCGCACTGGCCGATGAGAGCCCCCTGAGCCCCGAGGTCCGCCGCGCCAAGGCCGGCATCATCTCCCGCCAGGTCAACCTCTGA
- a CDS encoding DUF5129 domain-containing protein, whose amino-acid sequence MQQSHIAGLGGVRSVAAFVANVVVSLALIAALPIMVLWPFGGSHHPTVEVHDEAGILQTEPLTREIQAMRFRQDVHVAVLTVPGWDVDNLNDAVLAYARSHEADTDVPWISTSNPNYWSDGLVILAVAPDARKVGCYFGEDVAVPLAQQAAIQDAAKDQYRRADWYGGTVSMATKTADVVGRPGGGDVWANYVLPVVSALAGVAWLSYYLWRGFTARRRAREALRHYSQVTHDYETTELLAGTIPEDEPHGEQVMARYRWFRGEYEKLTRSWQDFGSPRGAQWFGMSVLRRATKLEKRSAILDSLDDVIANTATFLNQDNGWERTWYNEQGPVLEDLQSLRRLCHEIDSSNVATTGAMPERSKEEREWVRSRKQRLDAMTSELEDGSLQPSAALDELDEIASETKTKAARLAREAIDADTSRYAEERRRRYDSRSSRDAAYAGYWYLGGGHGSYNPHSTIRLNPSSPAISVVGSSGSGSGAGGSYSSFTPISDLVTGYSSASSYTPSSSSGGSGGSSFSGGYSGGGGFSGSGSSSSF is encoded by the coding sequence ATGCAACAGTCTCACATCGCCGGCCTGGGCGGAGTCCGGTCGGTGGCGGCCTTCGTCGCCAATGTGGTGGTCAGCCTCGCCCTCATCGCGGCGCTGCCGATCATGGTCCTCTGGCCCTTCGGCGGGAGCCACCACCCCACGGTGGAGGTCCACGACGAGGCCGGGATACTCCAGACCGAGCCGCTCACCAGGGAGATCCAGGCGATGCGGTTCCGCCAGGACGTCCACGTCGCCGTGCTCACCGTCCCGGGCTGGGACGTCGACAACCTCAACGACGCCGTGCTCGCCTACGCGCGCTCCCACGAGGCCGACACCGACGTCCCGTGGATCTCGACGTCGAACCCCAACTACTGGAGCGACGGCCTGGTGATCCTCGCGGTCGCCCCCGACGCGCGCAAGGTGGGCTGCTACTTCGGTGAGGACGTCGCGGTGCCCCTGGCCCAGCAAGCCGCCATCCAGGACGCCGCCAAGGACCAGTACCGCCGCGCCGACTGGTACGGGGGCACCGTCTCCATGGCGACCAAGACCGCCGACGTCGTCGGCCGACCCGGAGGCGGCGACGTGTGGGCCAACTACGTTCTACCGGTCGTCTCGGCGCTCGCGGGCGTCGCCTGGCTCTCGTACTACCTGTGGCGCGGCTTCACCGCACGGCGTCGGGCCCGCGAGGCGCTGCGCCACTACTCGCAGGTCACCCACGACTACGAGACCACCGAGCTCCTGGCGGGCACGATCCCCGAGGACGAGCCCCACGGGGAGCAGGTCATGGCCCGTTACCGCTGGTTCCGCGGCGAGTACGAGAAGCTGACCCGCTCCTGGCAGGACTTCGGCAGCCCCCGGGGCGCCCAGTGGTTCGGCATGTCGGTGCTGAGGCGTGCCACCAAGCTGGAGAAGCGCTCCGCGATCCTTGACTCCCTCGACGACGTCATCGCCAACACCGCGACCTTCCTCAACCAGGACAACGGCTGGGAGCGGACCTGGTACAACGAGCAGGGCCCGGTTCTGGAGGACCTGCAGTCGCTGCGGCGCCTGTGCCATGAGATCGACAGCTCCAACGTCGCCACCACGGGCGCCATGCCGGAGCGCTCCAAGGAGGAGCGGGAGTGGGTCCGCTCCCGCAAGCAGCGCCTGGACGCCATGACCTCCGAGCTGGAGGACGGCTCGCTCCAGCCCTCGGCCGCGCTCGACGAGCTCGACGAGATCGCCAGCGAGACGAAGACGAAGGCGGCCCGGCTCGCGCGCGAGGCCATCGACGCCGACACCTCCAGGTACGCCGAGGAGCGTCGTCGTCGCTACGACTCGCGCTCGTCCAGGGACGCCGCCTACGCCGGCTACTGGTACCTGGGCGGCGGACACGGCTCCTACAACCCCCACTCGACGATCCGTCTCAACCCCTCCTCGCCGGCGATCTCCGTGGTCGGCTCGTCCGGTTCGGGCTCCGGCGCCGGGGGCTCCTACAGCTCCTTCACCCCGATCTCCGACCTGGTGACGGGCTACAGCTCGGCCTCCTCCTACACGCCGTCGAGCAGCTCCGGCGGGTCGGGTGGCTCCAGCTTCTCCGGCGGCTACAGCGGTGGCGGAGGCTTCTCCGGGTCCGGCTCCTCCTCCAGCTTCTGA